From a single Apium graveolens cultivar Ventura chromosome 2, ASM990537v1, whole genome shotgun sequence genomic region:
- the LOC141703217 gene encoding uncharacterized protein LOC141703217, whose protein sequence is MEKAFALKNVGDNQKVEYATYFLKSELNYWWESAKALEAAEVITWDRFKRMFLKKYFPRYMQTQMEMKFFELKQDNMTVGEYEKKFTELSRFMGEYVDSEEKRAKRFQQGLKPWLMSRVAAFELSTYAGVVQKAMGHYAHECKNQKVNITCYKCGKAGHVSRECKGVGNNQLLQMTIVPYPVNQAAPMPASSFPMSFNQPQIASSSNHPALTYPAQARTFNLNVKDVIQSSDVVLGTLSVNAASAKVLINSRATRSFISKSFVDKLNCEIQLMHEPLFIILANQDRVFVNHIFPHCAIEIAGHVFTPNLIHFQLDEFDVILGMDWLTSFSTQIDCKGKWVLLSTPQGKKVTFMGQRQTQTFLISMQAKKLIRKGCKAYLAYVVDKSREVSNPKDIPVVRDFLDVFPEELPGLPPDRQIEFTIDLAPGTEPISKAPYRMAPTEMKELEKQIQELLDKGFIRPSVSPWGTPVLFVKKKYGSMRLYIDYRELNKLTIKNRYPLPRIDDLYGHYEFLVMAFGLTNIVPDAFMDLMNRVFKGKANVVADALSRKEKLSMISMLKELSDEVEKLQLELCDHGGAEKMCCAISFQPTLLERIKKCQDEVMTQENNQSTGEEICTQKDEQGVLRFSTRIWIPNVAELKKDILQEAHNSRFLIHPGSTKMYHDLKKSFWWPNMKREIAKWVSKCDTCQRVKAEHQKPSG, encoded by the exons ATGGAAAAGGCCTTTGCCTTAAAAAATGTTGGAGATAATCAGAAGGTGGAGTATGCCACTTATTTTCTTAAAAGCGAAttgaactattggtgggagtcggCAAAAGCTTTAGAAGCTGCTGAAGTTAttacttgggataggtttaagAGAATGTTCttgaaaaagtattttcctcGCTATATGCAAACACAAATGGAGATGAAGTTTTTCGAGTTGAAGCAAGACAATATGACAGTTGGAGAatacgagaagaagtttacagaaCTTTCTAGATTTATGGGAGAGTATGTTGATTCTGAAGAGAAAAGGGcaaaaaggttccaacagggattGAAGCCTTGGTTAATGAGTCGTGTGGCAGCTTTTGAGTTGTCTACTTATGCTGGAGTGGTTCAGAAGGCGATG GGCCATTATGCTCATGAATGTAAGAATCAGAAGGTCAACATCACGTGTTATAAGTGTGGGAAAGCAGGTCATGTGTCACGAGAGTGCAAAGGAGTGGGTAACAATCAATTGTTGCAAATGACCATTGTACCCTACCCTGTGAATCAAGCAGCTCCTATGCCAGCATCATCATTCCCAATGTCTTTCAATCAACCTCAGATAGCATCATCTTCAAATCATCCAGCTTTGACTTATCCAGCTCAAGCAAGAACTTTCAACTTGAACGTGAAGGATGTAATTCAAAGTTCCGATGTGGTGTTAGGTACGCTTTCTGTGAATGCTGCTAGTGCTAAAGTACTGATTAATTCGAGAGCCACCAGATCATTTATTTCGAAgtcttttgttgataagttgaattgtgaAATCCAATTGATGCATGAGCCCTTATTCATTATCTTAGCTAATCAAGATAGAGTATTTGTAAATCATATTTTCCCTCATTGTGCAATAGAGATAGCCGGACACGTTTTTACTCCAAACCTCATTCATTTCCAATTAGACGAATTTGACGTAATCTTAGGGATGGATTGGCTGACAAGTTTCAGTACTCAAATAGACTGTAAGGGTAAATGGGTACTATTAAGTACACCGCAAGGTAAGAAAGTGACATTCATGGGCCAAAGGCAAACTCAGACATTCCTCATCTCGATGCAAGCAAAGAAGTTGATTCGGAAAGGATGCAAAGCGTATTTGGCGTATGTAGTTGATAAGAGTAGAGAAGTTTCTAATCCGaaagatattccagtagtaagagattttctaGATGTTTTTCCTGAAGAGCTTCCTGGCTTACCCCCGGACCGACAAATTGAGTTTACAATAGATCTTGCACCCGGCACCGAACCtatttcgaaagctccatataggatggcaccaacgGAGATGAAGGAACTAGAAAAGCAAATACAAGAACTACTAGACAAGGGATTTATAAGACCAAGTGTTTCACCGTGGGGCACGCCAGTTTTGTTTGTGAAGAAAAAGTACGGGAGCATGAGACTTTATATAGATTATCGAGAATTGAACAAGTTAACGATTAAGAATAGATACCCTTTACCTAGGattgatgatct atatggacattacgaatttctcGTTATGGCTTTTGGGTTGACGAATATTGTACCGGatgctttcatggatttaatgaatcgtGTATTCAAGG GAAAGGCCaacgtggtagcagacgctttaagtaggaaggaaaAGCTAAGTATGATATCAATGCTGAAGGAATTATCAGATGAAGTTGAAAAATTGCAATTAGAGCTTTGTGATCATGGAGGAGCGGAAAAAATGTGTTGTGCCATTAGTTTTCAACCAACACTACTAGAGAGGATAAAGAAATGCCAGGATGAAGTAATGACTCAAGAGAATAATCAGTCAACAGGAGAAGAGATATGTACACAAAAAGATGAACAAGGTGTGTTGAGATTTTCgacaagaatttggattccaaatgtggCTGAATTGAAGAAGGATATTTTGCAAGAAGCACACAACTCAAGATTTTTgattcatccaggaagtactaAAATGTACCATGATTTGAAGAAGAgtttctggtggccgaacatgaaaagagaaattgcaaAATGGGTTTCAAAATGCGAcacatgccaaagagtgaaagcagaacatcagaAACCAAGTGGTTGA